The nucleotide window TATCGCTGCCCACAAAACTTGTGAGATCCAAAAGGTAACAACACAGCTCACTGATAATTACTTTACTCTGAGTAACTTTCCACCACTTTGTGGTTGGCTCCATGACCAACCTCAGGATCAAAATAAATACCAAAAGAAGCATCTctttaattataggctacagtataggctacttgcTGTACATAAATCATGATTGAAAAATGAGCTGAATGTTGAATATGTGGATGCCTCAGCCAAGCCTTTTAGGTGAAGCAATTAGttgaaaattaacatttcagaGAGATTTCTGAAGACTGCACTGAAAGATCAGCAATTTCCATGATGgataaaaaaatgtaatgaaaaaTAGACCAttgaaataaagaaataaaaacctACTTCAAAAGTAAATATAAACACTCTAAATGACATCCCAAAAAAGCATACTGTGCAATACTACTCTCTGCGGGAGCCCACAAAATATCATTCCTGTGTTGAATGCCATTTCTGTCATTCCCGTGTCTTTCCATAGCGCTCTCGACTCAACAACAATTTGCTGGAAGAGACTGCGCTGGTAAGGGGACGCTAGGTCTCTGGTCTTCACCTCCAGCTGACCTCTCCCAGGGCTTGTGGCCACTAGAGCCTCCTCAAAGAGGCTGAGGCTTCACAGCCATGTCTCTCTCCTGTGGTGGCCCATCCCCTGATTGGCAAGGGACATTCCTTCCTACCTGTCGACTGGGTAGATGGGGGGCATCCCTGCGAATGCTTTGGGGCGAGGGGTTGAGGTCTTCCAGCTTTTGTGCCAGACAGATACGTGTGGTTGACTTGAGTTTGGGAGGATGTGACCGTGGCTATACCCATTTCGGCTCCTGCTGGGAGTTGCCAGGTGGTCCGCTGGTTGGAGTTGGTTCCGGCTGCCTAACAGCAGTCCGTCTTGGCTTTGCCGGCATAGTTAATGATTCTCTTGAGACAGCGGCCAAACTCCTCCAGGATGACCCGCTCGGCCATAGCCTGCGACTGATTGGACAGTTCTGCCTGCTCGGCCGTCTCCATCAGACAGTCGCACGTTGCTTCTGCAACTTCCTTAGTGACAAACGTGTAGGGAAGCCTGTGAATAGGAAGAGCACAAGAGAACAGTCAGTCTGTGAACGGGAAGAGCACAAGAGAACAGTCAGTCTGTGAACGGGAAGAGCACAAGAGAACAGTCAGTCTGTGTAAATAAGCCTGAAGGCAGTTTTATACATTCCTTGAATAGGGCATGTCCACAATCAGACAGAAATTTTCTTGATCTGTGTTTTGTATATGCCCTGCTGGCCCCACTACAGAGGCAGACTGGAATACATTCATTCAACATTTCATTACACAACGGTCACATGGAGGAAGTAGAAAGTGGATGCCTTACTTCCCCCCTCCGCTGGATATGGTTGGAGTGGTGCGGGTTAGCAGGTCTGAGATCTGTGACGAGAGCTTGGTCTTGGCCGCTGTCTGCTGCTGCACCCGAACCTCCGCTGCGTCTGCCAGGTGCATCAAAGTCTTCCGCTCAGGGCTCTCCTCAAAGTTTTTGCAGCCCACACACTTACAGATGGATGAGCACATGATCTTGGCCTATTTAATCCAGACAaaaccgtacacacacacacatccacccacaggTTAAATGGTTATGCAAAGTGCAAACTTGAACACCTTTTGGAAAATGCTGGCAATACTTCAAAGACAATTAGCATGTTCATATGACATGAAAATCTGTTGAAGACAACGTTGCCCATTTATCAATTTCGATTGCAATGAATTAACAACCACAAAAAGCGGTTCAAGTAAGGCCTACTTCACCAGTATGCATCCAGATTGTTCCCTACTGCTTTGGTACTTTATTTAATAAGGAACTAACCTCGTAACACTCGCAGTAGTTCTTCAGACAGCCCGAGCGCTTGCAGTTGCAGCCCTTGCTGTGCCTGCGGTCCGACTCGCCCTCTTTGCCTTTGCCAATTTTGGGCTTAAAGGCTTCTGGGTTCCGGTCCAAACACGCCTTTGAGCAATAAAAAAAGTATGACTATAAGACATGACAAGGCAGTAACATCTCAATTCATTACTTAATGCATACATTCACATACGCATACTTAGTTGTGTTCTAACGAAAACAGGTCtgaattttacatttacatttcagtttgcagatcttttttttacagtgaaacATTTTCAACCCTATATGCACTTCCTGGGCATGGGCCCAGGGTCTTGATTGCATTAGCAACATTTATAACTATAATCAAAACTCTCTACACAGTGCTATCAAAACTGTTGCAAAAATCTTTATAATGTAAGTCAACCTCAAAAACTTTGAATGCAAGTTGAATTAGCTTAGCATTATACCAGACAAATATATTGGTATTTAGACATGCCAATGCTAAAGTTTAAGATGAAGAGAGacagttattttttttccctacgAATGTCATAAAGTTGAGGTTTTGCATTTAAGCTCACAACCCCCTCCGCTAGGTTTGGAAGAATAGCACCCATCTTCAGCGGTCAGATAAAGTGTAGCTCTACTTACAATCGGAGTAGAACCCATTAATTTAATCTGTTAGAAATTGATTTATTCTGGAGCAGCTACTCTGAGTAGGCAACCTCAATGATTCAGTGGTGAGTGGCACTTACCTTGATGGCTTTTAATCGCTCTGACTCATGCTCCAGGTTATTAAAGCAGTTGGTGCAATTACAGTTGCTGCAAAACTCCCCGTTGGCAAAGCAATCACAATAACTGAGAAGAGAGATGTTTGAATTTAACTTATGAAACTTAACTTAACATATAAAATCCTCAGAGTAAATTACAACCAAGACCAAAATGCTACAAACTAGGACCATAAAAGTGACTTACAGTTTCAGACATTGTGATTTTGTACAATTGCATGGCTTCCTTGGTCTTGATGTAGAATCTGAAGCTGAAAgactgggggaaaaaaataaatagaagtaTGTGAAAGTTAACACTGGTCTTAAGATGGAGCGTCAGATTGCTTGCATCCATGCATATGAAATTATAAAACAATAAGTAACCGCAGTAACACCCCTTAATCCCTCTCCAACTCTTACCCATTAAGAGGCAATCTGGCTTGTGTTTGTACACTGGATGGTGTGGAAAATCCAGAGTTGCTGGCCAGTGTCACTATTGTTGACTGCTGAAGCTGAAGAACAAGCCAGCGACACACGATTAATATTTTACTGAGAGAATGGAATTAAAGCTAAGAGCATGCTGTACAGCACAGGCCTCCTTGCACATAGAATACATAGATTGCACGTATTTTACAGTCAAGGAGGACTGATCATGGGTAAATGTAGACACATCACAGTCAAATCAGGAATGATTACATATATCTAGAAAGTAACATATGAGAGTATTTGAGCTATGAATTGACATCACCGTCACTGTGCTCACACCTCACAGCGACATGTATATTGATCGACAATTATGTCAGATTGAATTCCAATTCCGACCAATCAGAAGTTCTAGTTAACCGTGCTACTGTGGCTGTGATGCTCACATCCACATAGCAAACAACCACTAAATATTTGGACCATGTCAGGTCAATTTTAGACATTTGCTTTCAACTCAGAGCTATTGTTTTGATTTGCTGGGCATTCTTATGATCTGAAGTGTGACAAATACAATCTGACAGGCATGTAATGGGGACAGGCAATAAACTGCTGTTGCTACAGTTTGTACAAGTCTTTAGCAGGAGTGTTTGTAGTTTATCCTAAGACTGACATCATCAAAGCTGATATTAAAGTTAAGAACTGAGGACTAAGTAATCAGGATTAGATCATGGCTTTACAGAAGTGTAGCCTAGTGAGTAGCCAACAGGAAGCTTATTCAAACCCAGGCCGACCTGTAGCCTCCAGTTTCTAGAAGAAAAGCGGCATTTTAGTTTTGTTATTCCAATGTGAAACCTATCAAACTAATCACGTCTCCCAAATTTGGGAACCGCCTCATAACTGTGGAGTGTCTGGTGTTGCGTTGTGTCATGTCTCCTGACCTGTGTGACATATGGCGCGGAGAGAACGGCGTAGCCCATGTTCCCCTGACCATGGGCTGGGGCAAGTAAAGTTCCGGGGGGCAGAGGCTGAATCTGCTGGAGGGGCGTGGCTGGCATGATCAGGCGCTGCTGTTGGCTGGTCACCACCTGGGGGCTTGCTGACGTGAGAGGTTTGGGCACGACCTGGACAGGGGACCGGAGGCATCAACAGATTAGATCAGACAGACAAATTGTGCACACCTTAGCAAATGTTCAACCTGTTTAGACCTTGAAGATGAAAGGGGTGGGAAATCCCATTAAAGTTTTACATATTCTATCTCATCAAAGAAATCCATTACAGACACTAAAACTTGAGCTAGGTGGAtgaaatacacaaacagacaaacaaataaaaatatgcgATGCCAATTCAGTAATATAAAGCCTCTAAGGGAATGGTGGTCAGAAACTATCCTGTGAGCATGAGAAAGTTTATGGTGTACAAGAGAAAGCATTACAAGCACCACATTCCCTTCCTGATTCCTTTTCTCAAATGAAAGTATGGAGCTTGCATGACAAAGTATTGTGCTCATACGAGAATATTTTACTCGAATATAAGAAAGATTTGCGCACCAGAAACTTCAAAAGGACCAACTCTGAACATGCTCTTAATCTACAGATTTTTCAAAAGATTCAATTCAAGACAGTTGGGTATACCATAGTCCTACATATGTATGTACAAACTATTCACCAAATCATCTGAAGTGGCAGAAACAAGAGAGCGGAGGACCGAACAAGCTCACCTGCTTTACAGTTTGCAATCTCACCTGCTTTACAGTTTGCAATCTCACCTGCTTTACAGTTTGAGCTGAAACAATGGGAACAGACATCCGGACCGCTGCAGAGTTGACCACCATGGGCTTGGCTGTCGTGAGAAAAGGGAAGCTTCAATCAACCACAAGAGCATCAAATCGTCAGCGTCACTCAAAGGTTGGAGCTAAGGAATATATTTGTAAAACACTGGCCTATTCGATCAgatagtagtagcagtagcagtagatGCAGTTGATTTAGTTTAACGCCATATCAGCATCTATGGTTAGATCATGGCAAGAAAGGAATAACGAGACAATATAAATTAGAGATTAGAACAAACAAATAGAATAACACAGATAAAGGTAATTTAAATAagattattacacggctcttcagagtgctgcagaaatttccattcacatgaatgggccttcccaacgttcgggcctatgttaaatctacataaatcaccggcaaagtatataatcaccgctgtcaatggcaacgggttgattaacgtctttcatatccctccgcaagacgtctgttcgcttattgcaatggaatttcattgaaagggaaaatAAGCTAgtacgttgccacgcaacacctgaaactgtcaagttctatctgtgtggcgaactgAAGACACAAAACGGTAGCAAAATAATTTTAAAGAcccattgtgttaggtttcttttctcgttttggcaagtagccgtgtaataagcgggataatgtattgtccgctggaaattatcagaaaataagtcccttcaggtcgaagcaaaacccctctgctgcgcgtcggggttctgttctccctgtcgggacttattttctgataattaccggcgaacaatacattatcccttacttctTCAAATCTACATTTGATAACAATTCCAGCACGTCATGTATCCGCCAGAGAGCCCCACCTGGCTGTATGGTGCCAGCCACGCTGCTGGGGCTGCTACCAGTGACCGTGTGGCTCCCGCTTGACGCCGTCACCAGCCGCACGTAATGGAAGCGGCTCCCGGGGACCTGGATCTGCTGCACGTTGGGAGGGGTGGCCAGGGGGACGATGGTCTTGAACTGGGGCGGCACTCCCCCCATGGAGACCGTCTGGACAGGCTTCACATTCTAGATTagtggagggggagaaagagacagatggagggagagagagataaatagagagagagataagagcaggagaggagagaggagagggcggGTTAGCGCGTATTTAGAGAAACTAGATGATGGTGAAGGTATCACACTCAAAGAAGATCATCGACTCATGCCGATGCAGAGCTCCCACTCTCATATGCTGGTCTCATGTGCACTCATATGCTGGTCGCATGGCTCAACACATCAAGGACACGATCAACTCAACCGACTGAGGGGTAAAAAGGTCTCACCTGTGCGGAGAGGCTGACCCCAGCTTTGGCAGGTGACGTGGGGGTGGACTGCTGCATTGTGAGAATCTGTTGACCTAGCGCCACGCTCAGGGGAACGGCCACGGACTTCTGAGGGGAAGTGGGCGACGGAGAGGCCACGGACACCACGGTCAACTGTGTGGACAAACACATTTAACGGACAAATACATTTAACGGACAAACACATTTAGCGGACAAACACATTTAACGGAAAGTTTTCCTACTAAGGGACCCGTACCAGACATG belongs to Alosa alosa isolate M-15738 ecotype Scorff River chromosome 23, AALO_Geno_1.1, whole genome shotgun sequence and includes:
- the lin54 gene encoding protein lin-54 homolog, which encodes MDVVPPELNSLLPDEIMDTEAIVTDDDLPAVCPAPPNPLETQDAPVPMETEVPEIVTLCTAAPSIPVQRTQALTTLTSTDSTPSSGTGSTGTQLLLTPSSSTMTLQPTSLTLTAPKPSSPQVTGSLQKLSTPLALPANHQLILNKVASSPGSEAKPTMLKPDGQKLVLTTLGKAGQPIVLALPPGAGKAGTMLSPGDGKGQPQQFKVVTIGGRTDLKPIGVQAVSTASQLIGTSQTAQQGQQLKTLQITKKIPVSTAAPVITKYIITKALNSKGLTSQTSVSPVVTGRVLTQSTPGTPPRTITVADALSTSGGSKVAISPLKSPSKLTVVSVASPSPTSPQKSVAVPLSVALGQQILTMQQSTPTSPAKAGVSLSAQNVKPVQTVSMGGVPPQFKTIVPLATPPNVQQIQVPGSRFHYVRLVTASSGSHTVTGSSPSSVAGTIQPAKPMVVNSAAVRMSVPIVSAQTVKQVVPKPLTSASPQVVTSQQQRLIMPATPLQQIQPLPPGTLLAPAHGQGNMGYAVLSAPYVTQLQQSTIVTLASNSGFSTPSSVQTQARLPLNGLSASDSTSRPRKPCNCTKSQCLKLYCDCFANGEFCSNCNCTNCFNNLEHESERLKAIKACLDRNPEAFKPKIGKGKEGESDRRHSKGCNCKRSGCLKNYCECYEAKIMCSSICKCVGCKNFEESPERKTLMHLADAAEVRVQQQTAAKTKLSSQISDLLTRTTPTISSGGGKLPYTFVTKEVAEATCDCLMETAEQAELSNQSQAMAERVILEEFGRCLKRIINYAGKAKTDCC